One Actinomadura viridis genomic region harbors:
- a CDS encoding RNA polymerase subunit sigma-70: MDTASFADLTRRYHRELQVHCYRMLGSFDEAEDHVQEVFLRAWRSRDAFEERSSVRTWLYRIATNVCLDTLRRTTPPLQPYPDHLLDESPGPDAVAIGRETISLAFLAAIQLLPPRQRAVLILRDVLSWPASEAAALLGTSVPAANSALQRARTTLRERWRGGRLEWAPAAEPDPAERELLERYIAAHEKADPEALIDLLREDVRLTIGPGAGEWTGKATVARALRQDMNTLGQWRMLPTAANRLPAVGAYVRGAGDTAFRPFALVVLTPEAGLLAAMDSFETPGLFAAFGLPESLAPTR, encoded by the coding sequence GTGGACACCGCGAGTTTCGCGGACCTGACCCGCCGGTACCACCGCGAACTGCAGGTCCATTGCTACCGGATGCTCGGTTCGTTCGACGAGGCCGAGGATCACGTGCAGGAGGTCTTCCTACGGGCGTGGCGGTCCCGGGACGCGTTCGAGGAGCGTTCCAGCGTCCGAACGTGGCTGTACCGCATCGCCACGAACGTCTGCCTGGACACCTTGCGGCGCACGACCCCGCCGCTGCAGCCGTACCCCGACCACCTGCTCGACGAGAGCCCCGGCCCGGACGCGGTGGCGATCGGCCGCGAGACGATCTCCCTGGCGTTTCTCGCCGCGATCCAGCTTCTGCCGCCCCGCCAGCGGGCCGTTCTCATCCTGCGGGACGTGCTGTCCTGGCCCGCGAGCGAGGCCGCGGCGCTGCTCGGGACGAGCGTGCCGGCGGCCAACAGCGCCCTGCAGCGGGCCCGGACGACCCTGCGCGAACGGTGGCGGGGCGGTCGGCTGGAGTGGGCGCCCGCCGCCGAACCGGACCCCGCCGAACGCGAGCTGCTGGAGCGGTACATCGCCGCACACGAGAAGGCCGACCCGGAGGCACTGATCGATCTGCTCCGGGAGGACGTCCGGCTGACCATCGGCCCCGGCGCCGGCGAGTGGACCGGCAAGGCCACGGTCGCGCGGGCGCTGCGCCAGGACATGAACACGCTGGGACAGTGGCGGATGCTGCCGACGGCCGCCAACCGCCTTCCGGCCGTCGGCGCCTACGTCCGCGGCGCGGGCGACACCGCGTTCCGCCCCTTCGCGCTGGTCGTCCTGACCCCGGAGGCCGGTCTCCTCGCCGCGATGGACTCGTTCGAGACGCCCGGACTGTTCGCCGCGTTCGGCCTCCCGGAGAGCCTGGCCCCTACACGTTGA
- a CDS encoding dihydrofolate reductase family protein: MSFRPGRVYLGMALVEVDISMSVDGFVTGPDLDEWPGLGKGGMALHAWLEHEEGRRLSEATFAASGAVVTSRTVYEATGGWGDDGFYRMPVFVVTHRPHEVVRKGDTTFTFETGGVAAAIEAASAAAGGKRVHVMGGASIVRQALRTGLVDRLRLHIVPLLLGSGTALFDGTAGPELEHLDTVDTPEATHITYRVGRVGRVDR; the protein is encoded by the coding sequence GTGAGTTTCCGGCCGGGACGCGTCTACCTGGGCATGGCACTCGTTGAGGTGGACATCTCCATGTCGGTGGACGGCTTCGTCACCGGTCCCGACCTGGACGAATGGCCCGGCCTGGGCAAGGGCGGCATGGCGCTGCACGCGTGGCTGGAGCACGAGGAGGGGCGGCGGCTGAGCGAGGCGACGTTCGCCGCGTCCGGCGCCGTCGTGACGAGCCGGACGGTGTACGAGGCGACCGGCGGCTGGGGGGACGACGGCTTCTACCGGATGCCGGTCTTCGTCGTGACCCACCGGCCGCACGAGGTGGTGCGCAAGGGCGACACCACGTTCACGTTCGAGACGGGCGGGGTCGCCGCCGCGATCGAAGCGGCCTCGGCCGCCGCCGGCGGTAAGCGGGTCCACGTGATGGGCGGCGCGTCGATCGTCCGGCAGGCGCTGCGAACCGGACTGGTCGACCGCCTGCGGCTGCACATCGTCCCGCTGCTGCTGGGGTCCGGCACCGCCCTGTTCGACGGCACCGCCGGGCCCGAGCTGGAGCATCTGGACACGGTCGACACCCCCGAGGCCACCCACATCACGTACCGGGTCGGCCGGGTCGGCCGGGTCGACCGCTGA
- a CDS encoding GNAT family N-acetyltransferase produces MTPTDLAFSRHDAASAEKILDTVIVPLYEASHADVIGNPFYSSERFAERVRGYCAAPGFEIVLARIDDRPLGQAFGYALPPKARWWNGLTTPVPDGFTEETGARTFAFNELMVVPEWQGKGVAHALHDELLNGRAEERATLLVREDNTPARTAYVRWGWQKIGKLRPFPDAPHFDAMVIELPLPT; encoded by the coding sequence ATGACTCCGACGGATCTCGCCTTCAGCAGGCACGACGCGGCCTCGGCCGAGAAGATCCTCGACACCGTCATCGTGCCGCTGTACGAGGCGAGCCATGCCGACGTGATCGGGAACCCCTTCTACTCCAGTGAACGGTTCGCCGAGCGGGTCCGTGGCTACTGCGCGGCGCCGGGGTTCGAGATCGTCCTCGCCCGGATCGATGATCGGCCGCTGGGACAGGCGTTCGGCTACGCGCTGCCGCCGAAGGCCCGATGGTGGAACGGCCTGACGACGCCCGTACCGGACGGCTTCACCGAGGAGACCGGCGCCCGCACCTTCGCGTTCAACGAGCTGATGGTCGTCCCGGAATGGCAGGGCAAGGGCGTCGCGCATGCTCTGCATGACGAACTGCTGAACGGCCGGGCCGAGGAACGGGCGACGCTGCTCGTCCGCGAGGACAACACGCCCGCGCGGACCGCGTACGTCCGGTGGGGATGGCAGAAGATCGGGAAGCTGCGCCCCTTCCCGGACGCGCCGCACTTCGACGCCATGGTGATCGAGCTGCCCCTGCCCACATGA
- a CDS encoding VOC family protein, producing MSDYYNAFEISPVPTPGPDAVPPEPFRGIYGMPAFPTIPTSDLAASVDFWVRGPGFFELFSIPGRLVHLRRWAFQDVLLVSAASVPEQAPAISFSFSCVLSQVDSLAEACRALRPDSVDGPRDTPWNTRDVELITPENARIVLTAAKPFDPDSQEARNLEAIGITPPGADGGDNEEHA from the coding sequence ATGAGCGACTACTACAACGCGTTCGAGATCAGTCCCGTACCCACTCCCGGTCCGGATGCGGTCCCGCCGGAGCCTTTCCGTGGCATCTATGGAATGCCTGCGTTCCCGACGATCCCCACGAGTGATCTGGCGGCGTCGGTGGACTTCTGGGTGCGCGGGCCCGGGTTCTTCGAGCTGTTCAGCATCCCCGGCAGGCTCGTGCATCTGCGCCGGTGGGCGTTCCAGGACGTGCTCCTCGTCTCGGCGGCGAGCGTTCCGGAGCAGGCACCGGCGATCAGCTTCAGTTTCTCGTGCGTGCTCAGCCAGGTCGATTCCCTTGCCGAGGCCTGCCGTGCGTTGCGCCCGGACTCGGTCGACGGCCCCCGGGACACTCCCTGGAACACCCGCGATGTCGAGCTGATCACACCTGAGAACGCACGGATCGTTCTCACCGCGGCGAAGCCCTTCGATCCGGACAGCCAGGAGGCGCGGAACCTTGAAGCCATCGGGATCACCCCACCGGGTGCCGACGGCGGCGACAATGAGGAACATGCCTGA
- a CDS encoding MerR family transcriptional regulator has product MPDASDADGLTVGQVSARLGVTVRALHHWDEIGLARPSLRTAAGYRLYTAGDLERLHRIVVYRELGLGLDRIQAILDDSTADVPGALRAQRTRLAERIERLQELAAGLDRMIDAHERGLLLTTEQQAAILGPQWNPDWPAQARERYGGTAQWLQYAERSASRGPEEWQAIADAVAGLDRALGDAMDAGVTPGSPEANELVERHREVFASYFPLTRQMQVCLGRMFEADPAFAAHYDGIRSGLSTWFRRIIDASARAHGIDPDAATWQ; this is encoded by the coding sequence ATGCCTGATGCCAGTGACGCCGATGGCCTGACGGTCGGTCAGGTCTCGGCGCGGCTGGGCGTGACGGTCCGCGCGTTGCACCACTGGGATGAGATCGGGCTGGCGCGGCCGTCGCTGCGCACGGCCGCCGGATACAGGCTTTACACCGCTGGTGACCTGGAACGCCTGCACCGCATCGTCGTCTACCGTGAGCTCGGTCTCGGCCTGGACAGGATCCAGGCCATCCTGGACGACTCGACCGCGGACGTGCCCGGCGCATTGCGCGCGCAGCGCACCCGGCTCGCTGAACGGATCGAACGCCTCCAGGAGCTCGCCGCCGGACTGGATCGGATGATCGACGCCCACGAGCGCGGCCTGCTGCTGACCACCGAGCAGCAGGCCGCGATCCTCGGCCCCCAGTGGAACCCGGACTGGCCCGCCCAAGCCCGTGAGCGCTACGGAGGCACCGCGCAATGGCTGCAGTACGCCGAACGTTCGGCCTCTCGCGGTCCGGAGGAATGGCAGGCCATCGCCGACGCCGTCGCCGGTCTCGACCGCGCCCTCGGGGATGCGATGGACGCCGGAGTCACCCCTGGTAGCCCGGAAGCGAATGAGCTCGTCGAGCGGCATCGCGAGGTCTTCGCCTCGTACTTTCCCCTCACCAGGCAGATGCAGGTCTGTCTCGGCCGCATGTTCGAGGCCGATCCGGCATTCGCCGCCCACTACGACGGCATCCGCTCCGGCCTTTCCACGTGGTTCCGTCGAATCATCGACGCCAGCGCGCGTGCCCACGGCATCGACCCCGACGCCGCGACCTGGCAATAG
- a CDS encoding CU044_5270 family protein produces MNTISPQPDPDEREELARLLPGPVERDLPSGRHRRIQEFVMSQIDQDPRPAEQPARPDHSARPDQSEQSARPPRRSSKRRPVLLASALTAVASTAAAVVVIGGGGSGGAAGEPGHGPATSAATSPSGRQILLAAAGTAERAPQGSGTYWHVKTTFTARDGGARTSLESWTRRDGGVWWKGEKTGGKVVRLTSSTPFRLGGPEVSFEQLQKLPAEPDALKSWIAASHMRNPVKTSAGRPGADMRNQLVFDGLVSLISQLPSTPKVRAAAFRAIASYPNVTSLGTVKGGQGLSFSLGGGKKASLVVDPKTSRITDTDFFVSVEGTRVTVPGGATITAGWTNQPPK; encoded by the coding sequence ATGAACACCATCTCGCCCCAGCCCGACCCGGACGAACGTGAGGAACTGGCGCGGCTGCTGCCGGGGCCGGTGGAACGGGACCTGCCGAGCGGCCGTCACCGACGCATCCAGGAGTTCGTGATGAGCCAGATCGACCAGGACCCGCGACCGGCCGAGCAGCCCGCGCGGCCCGATCATTCCGCGCGGCCCGATCAGTCCGAGCAGTCCGCGCGGCCCCCGCGCCGTTCATCGAAGCGGCGGCCCGTTCTCCTGGCCTCGGCGCTGACCGCCGTCGCCAGCACGGCCGCCGCCGTGGTGGTGATCGGCGGGGGCGGTTCCGGGGGGGCCGCCGGGGAGCCGGGGCACGGCCCGGCCACGTCCGCGGCGACGTCGCCGTCCGGCCGTCAGATCCTGCTCGCCGCCGCGGGCACGGCGGAGCGCGCACCGCAGGGTTCCGGCACGTACTGGCACGTCAAGACGACGTTCACCGCTCGCGATGGAGGCGCGCGAACCTCGCTGGAGAGCTGGACCCGGCGGGACGGCGGGGTCTGGTGGAAGGGGGAGAAGACCGGCGGCAAGGTGGTCAGGCTCACCTCGTCCACTCCGTTCCGGCTGGGCGGCCCCGAGGTGAGCTTCGAGCAGCTCCAGAAGCTGCCGGCCGAGCCGGACGCGCTGAAGTCGTGGATCGCCGCGTCCCACATGCGCAACCCCGTCAAGACCAGCGCCGGCCGGCCCGGCGCCGACATGCGGAACCAGCTCGTCTTCGACGGGCTGGTCTCCCTCATCTCCCAGCTGCCGTCGACGCCGAAGGTCCGTGCCGCCGCGTTCCGCGCGATCGCCTCCTACCCGAACGTCACGAGCCTCGGTACGGTCAAGGGCGGCCAGGGCCTGTCGTTCTCCCTCGGGGGAGGGAAGAAGGCGAGTCTGGTCGTCGATCCGAAGACGTCCCGGATCACCGACACCGACTTCTTCGTCTCGGTGGAGGGAACGCGGGTCACGGTCCCGGGCGGCGCCACCATCACCGCCGGGTGGACGAACCAGCCGCCCAAGTAG
- a CDS encoding RNA polymerase sigma factor yields MSMRARVHAGDPDAFRELFDEHARSVYNHAFRLTGNWSVAEDVVSLTFLEAWRLRDRVDVGAGGGSLRPWLLGIATNVARNVRRADRRHDGALARLPRQEAAPDFAEEVTARIDDRERLAQVRTALAALRKPEREVLALCVWAGLDYAEAAEALGVPVGTVRSRLSRARRKLSRLVAAGRLRPPEGDREPRAGRGQGEGDRGNAVRLAQENTR; encoded by the coding sequence ATGAGTATGCGTGCCCGTGTTCACGCCGGGGACCCGGATGCGTTCAGAGAATTGTTCGACGAACACGCTCGCTCGGTGTACAACCACGCCTTCCGACTGACGGGGAACTGGTCGGTGGCGGAGGACGTGGTGTCCCTGACCTTCCTTGAGGCATGGCGGCTGCGCGACCGGGTCGACGTCGGTGCCGGCGGCGGGTCGCTGCGCCCCTGGCTTCTCGGCATCGCCACCAACGTCGCACGCAACGTACGCCGCGCCGACCGGCGGCACGACGGCGCGCTGGCGCGGCTTCCGAGGCAGGAGGCGGCACCGGACTTCGCCGAGGAGGTCACCGCCCGCATCGATGATCGAGAACGGCTCGCCCAGGTGCGTACGGCCCTCGCGGCGCTGCGCAAGCCCGAGCGCGAGGTGCTGGCGCTGTGCGTGTGGGCGGGGCTCGACTACGCCGAGGCGGCCGAGGCGCTCGGCGTGCCGGTCGGCACGGTGCGCTCCCGGCTGTCCCGAGCGCGCAGGAAGCTGAGCAGGCTCGTCGCCGCGGGAAGACTTCGGCCGCCCGAAGGAGACCGGGAACCGCGGGCCGGCCGCGGACAGGGAGAAGGTGACCGCGGGAACGCGGTCCGGCTCGCTCAGGAGAACACCCGATGA
- a CDS encoding RNA polymerase sigma factor translates to MPRWSSFNAAADRRLVHRLNEGDDGALTALYDAYAERLYDYVLSMSGQYKTAADIVHDTFIDACRRAPRMRDHLRLRSWLYGAARRRCVQRGRNRVLYWEPDVDFSDAPLLDRPAGEPPRAEGGGRPSRSLPRVLRAAAPGAPARRRPGTATAGAAPAAPAGGGPGATSADDLPPSAELRRLLEASLGRLDAGDQEALLLAVRHGLLPAEIGIVLGISSRRAAARVARSRIALEDAYATELLLAAEHCAADRRQSDTDTDTPGDRDTDRDTGPATAAPVDGVVGQAAAKKPTAPRDESPADADADADAATGGAAGRSPRAFEDGPRGARAVPAARSRRSSGPARWVVCRLRRDGQDPAATRDTVERATVRPPDHECADCERRSGVYAAALLALAPSPVLPAALRHRVTHTATDPELAGYRADIAARGGGLTPEGLPIQPDMPSPFTKRWLFAGGGMVGALVTAMLAALLMGPGLGSPTIYWPPFHTRPQPSITQQAPSKPDAGRGHESARPPQASPPVAEGGGAGRPSGPQQDERRPSPPASSPPASPMPPPSGQLAVVPAKVELYGTKTANVKLTAEDGPVTWNAVSSSARVSVSHPRGDLAKGRTLDVSITLSGALLTVPGEATVTFIDSETGDTREVEVVWGASLF, encoded by the coding sequence ATGCCCAGGTGGTCATCCTTCAACGCCGCGGCCGACCGCCGGTTGGTCCACAGGCTCAACGAAGGCGACGACGGCGCTCTGACCGCTCTCTACGATGCTTACGCTGAGCGACTGTACGATTACGTCCTGTCCATGTCGGGGCAGTACAAGACCGCCGCGGACATCGTCCACGACACCTTCATCGACGCCTGCCGCCGCGCGCCGCGAATGCGCGACCACCTGCGGCTGCGTTCCTGGCTGTACGGGGCGGCCCGGCGCCGTTGCGTCCAGCGGGGCCGGAACAGGGTCCTGTACTGGGAGCCGGACGTCGATTTCAGTGACGCGCCGCTGCTGGACCGTCCCGCCGGTGAGCCGCCGCGGGCCGAGGGGGGCGGCAGGCCGTCCCGTTCGCTGCCGCGGGTCCTGCGGGCGGCGGCCCCGGGCGCGCCCGCCCGCAGGCGGCCCGGGACGGCGACGGCCGGCGCGGCACCGGCGGCACCGGCCGGCGGCGGGCCAGGCGCGACGTCGGCGGACGATCTGCCGCCGTCCGCCGAGCTGCGCAGGCTGCTGGAGGCGTCCCTCGGCAGGCTGGACGCCGGCGACCAGGAGGCGCTGCTGCTCGCCGTCCGGCACGGGCTGCTCCCCGCGGAGATCGGCATCGTGCTGGGCATCTCCTCCCGGCGGGCCGCGGCCCGGGTGGCGAGGTCCCGTATCGCCCTGGAGGACGCCTACGCGACCGAGCTGCTGCTGGCGGCCGAGCATTGCGCCGCGGACCGCCGCCAGTCCGACACCGACACCGACACCCCCGGCGACCGCGACACCGACCGCGACACCGGCCCCGCCACCGCCGCCCCCGTGGACGGCGTGGTCGGGCAGGCGGCCGCCAAGAAGCCCACCGCGCCGCGCGACGAGTCTCCGGCGGACGCGGACGCGGACGCGGACGCGGCCACGGGAGGCGCGGCGGGGCGTTCACCGCGCGCGTTCGAGGACGGTCCGCGCGGCGCCCGTGCCGTACCGGCCGCCCGGTCCCGCCGGTCGTCGGGCCCGGCCCGCTGGGTCGTGTGCAGGCTCCGCCGGGACGGCCAGGACCCGGCCGCCACGCGGGACACCGTCGAACGCGCCACCGTACGTCCGCCGGACCACGAGTGCGCCGACTGCGAGCGCCGTTCCGGGGTGTACGCCGCCGCGCTGCTGGCGCTGGCGCCCTCGCCCGTCCTCCCCGCGGCCCTGCGGCATCGGGTGACGCACACCGCGACCGACCCCGAGCTGGCCGGTTACCGGGCCGACATCGCCGCGCGGGGCGGCGGCCTGACGCCCGAGGGCCTGCCCATCCAGCCGGACATGCCGTCCCCGTTCACCAAGCGCTGGCTGTTCGCGGGCGGCGGCATGGTCGGGGCCCTGGTCACCGCGATGCTCGCGGCGCTGCTGATGGGTCCCGGGCTGGGCAGCCCGACGATCTACTGGCCGCCGTTCCACACCCGGCCCCAGCCGTCGATCACCCAGCAGGCCCCATCGAAGCCGGACGCCGGTCGGGGACACGAATCGGCCCGCCCGCCGCAGGCGTCCCCGCCGGTGGCGGAGGGGGGCGGCGCGGGCCGCCCGTCCGGGCCCCAGCAGGACGAACGGCGGCCCTCTCCTCCCGCCTCGTCGCCCCCGGCCTCCCCGATGCCGCCGCCGTCGGGCCAGCTGGCGGTCGTACCGGCGAAGGTCGAGCTGTACGGGACCAAGACCGCGAACGTGAAGCTGACCGCGGAGGACGGGCCGGTCACCTGGAACGCCGTGTCCTCCTCCGCGCGGGTCTCGGTCTCCCACCCGCGGGGCGATCTCGCCAAGGGCCGCACGCTCGACGTGTCGATCACGTTGAGCGGGGCCCTCCTCACCGTGCCGGGCGAGGCCACGGTCACCTTCATCGACTCGGAGACCGGCGACACCCGCGAGGTCGAGGTCGTCTGGGGCGCCTCGCTGTTCTGA
- a CDS encoding MerR family transcriptional regulator, whose translation MAEYRIDELARTAGSTVRNIRAYQDRGLLPPPRLEGRVGIYDDSHLARLRLIGKLLARGYTFAIIKDLLSAWETGKDVGEVLGLEKVLTDPWSDEIPGTATLEELMATFGGDLEPAEVERRLARTMELGLIEPEGDHFRVPSPRLLHVGAELVAAGIPVDSVLDIAEQIRDDCDVIAGRFVDLVREHVFQRLEDEGGEDVAEAAAMVRRMRPLVKMVVDPFIARAMESRVQVALGAQLEQIRDHMAAAVTVDDAGARR comes from the coding sequence ATGGCCGAGTACCGAATCGACGAGCTGGCCCGGACAGCGGGGAGCACCGTCCGTAACATCAGGGCCTACCAGGACCGGGGCCTGCTGCCGCCGCCCCGCCTGGAGGGCCGGGTCGGCATCTACGACGACTCCCACCTGGCCCGGCTGCGCCTGATCGGCAAGCTGCTCGCCCGCGGCTACACCTTCGCGATCATCAAGGACCTGCTGTCGGCCTGGGAGACCGGCAAGGACGTCGGCGAGGTCCTGGGGCTGGAGAAGGTCCTCACCGACCCGTGGTCGGACGAGATCCCGGGGACCGCCACGCTGGAGGAGCTGATGGCCACCTTCGGCGGCGACCTGGAGCCGGCGGAGGTCGAGCGCCGCCTGGCGCGCACGATGGAGCTGGGACTGATCGAACCGGAGGGCGACCACTTCCGCGTGCCGAGCCCCCGGCTGCTGCACGTGGGCGCCGAGCTGGTCGCGGCCGGGATTCCCGTGGATTCGGTCCTGGACATCGCCGAGCAGATCCGCGACGACTGCGACGTGATCGCCGGGCGGTTCGTCGACCTCGTCCGCGAGCACGTCTTCCAGCGCCTGGAGGACGAGGGTGGTGAGGACGTCGCCGAGGCCGCGGCGATGGTACGGCGGATGCGCCCGCTGGTGAAGATGGTCGTCGACCCGTTCATCGCGCGGGCCATGGAGAGCAGGGTCCAGGTCGCCCTCGGCGCGCAGCTGGAGCAGATCCGCGACCACATGGCCGCCGCCGTGACCGTGGACGACGCCGGCGCCCGGCGCTGA
- a CDS encoding adenylate/guanylate cyclase domain-containing protein gives MAGPQEAQDIEEALLGGPLRYTRKQVEERSGIPDEDARRIWQALGFPAPPDDEVAFTDGDVAALLEIRDLLGHDLVDEDMVLRLSRAVGQTMGRLASWLGDVWLQKLSERLPPDEPMTEEAVVAALAATEELRPAFERLLMHGWRRQLAAAGMRAAGSTAGATADPAAGVARLAVGFADIVSFTRRSRSMEGAALAEFVERFESTTTDIVAAQGGRVVKTLGDEVLFVAEEPTAAAEIGLEVAGRCEEDPDFPQVRVGLAYGEVILRLGDVFGTPVNMAARLTATAYPGTVLIDSDLAGALPHGAYAPSSLRPRALQGLGRVRLYRLRHRRG, from the coding sequence ATGGCGGGTCCCCAGGAGGCCCAGGATATCGAGGAGGCCCTGCTCGGCGGGCCGTTGCGGTACACCCGCAAGCAGGTCGAGGAACGCTCCGGGATCCCGGACGAGGACGCCCGGCGGATCTGGCAGGCGCTCGGCTTCCCGGCCCCGCCCGACGACGAGGTCGCGTTCACCGACGGTGACGTGGCCGCGCTCCTGGAGATCAGGGACCTCCTCGGCCACGACCTGGTGGACGAGGACATGGTGCTGCGCCTGTCCCGGGCGGTCGGGCAGACGATGGGACGCCTCGCCAGCTGGCTGGGCGACGTCTGGCTGCAGAAGCTCAGCGAACGGCTCCCGCCGGACGAGCCCATGACCGAGGAGGCCGTCGTCGCCGCGCTGGCGGCCACCGAGGAACTGCGGCCGGCCTTCGAGCGGCTGCTCATGCACGGCTGGCGCCGCCAGCTGGCCGCCGCCGGGATGCGCGCCGCCGGCTCCACCGCGGGCGCGACCGCCGACCCGGCCGCGGGCGTCGCCCGGCTCGCCGTCGGGTTCGCCGACATCGTCTCGTTCACCCGCAGGAGCCGGAGCATGGAGGGCGCCGCCCTCGCCGAGTTCGTGGAACGCTTCGAGTCGACGACCACCGACATCGTCGCCGCCCAGGGCGGGCGCGTGGTCAAGACCCTCGGCGACGAGGTGCTGTTCGTCGCCGAGGAGCCCACCGCCGCCGCCGAGATCGGCCTGGAAGTGGCGGGGCGGTGCGAGGAGGATCCCGACTTCCCCCAGGTCCGGGTGGGCCTGGCGTACGGGGAGGTCATCCTGCGGCTGGGCGACGTCTTCGGCACCCCCGTCAACATGGCCGCCCGCCTCACCGCCACCGCCTACCCCGGGACGGTCCTCATCGACTCCGACCTCGCCGGCGCGCTGCCCCACGGCGCGTACGCCCCGTCCTCACTGCGTCCGCGTGCCCTCCAAGGGCTGGGACGGGTGCGCCTGTACCGGCTCCGGCACCGTCGCGGGTGA
- a CDS encoding DinB family protein, with protein sequence MTVARVDLLTRQLDIAWALFEYHLKDIDDAACLWEPAAVCWTVRPDERGRWVADWEVPEPDPVPALTIGWVTWHIGYWWTTTLGHCFGTGAPEREEITWPGTADAAAGWLRGLHEEWRARLAELTDADLDSTERTRTLPWGQEMTLGDVAGWLNIELTKNVAEIGLIRHLYGVRDA encoded by the coding sequence GTGACCGTAGCGCGCGTAGATCTGCTGACCCGCCAGCTCGACATCGCCTGGGCGCTGTTCGAGTACCACCTGAAGGACATCGACGACGCGGCCTGCCTCTGGGAGCCGGCGGCGGTGTGCTGGACCGTCCGGCCCGACGAGCGCGGACGCTGGGTGGCCGACTGGGAGGTGCCCGAGCCCGACCCCGTCCCGGCGCTCACGATCGGGTGGGTGACCTGGCACATCGGCTACTGGTGGACGACCACGCTCGGGCACTGCTTCGGCACCGGGGCGCCCGAACGGGAGGAGATCACCTGGCCGGGCACCGCCGATGCCGCCGCCGGATGGCTGCGGGGCCTGCACGAGGAGTGGCGGGCGCGGCTGGCGGAGCTGACCGACGCCGACCTCGACTCCACCGAGCGCACCCGCACCCTGCCGTGGGGGCAGGAGATGACGCTGGGGGACGTGGCGGGCTGGCTCAACATCGAGCTGACGAAGAACGTCGCCGAGATCGGCCTGATCCGCCACCTGTACGGAGTGCGGGACGCCTGA
- a CDS encoding alpha/beta hydrolase: protein MGNTVTRHRVVLEKAAQDFADANSQPPFIYELPPERGRQVLEDLQSDHTVPKPAVDEEWIDVEGGPTGGVPVRIIRPKGVTGTLPVIFYIHGAGWVFGSAHTHDRLCRELAVRSHAALVFPEYDRSPEARYPTAIEQNYTAARWVMEHGAEYDLDASRMAVCGDSVGGNMAAVLAIMAKERGDVRLACQVLFYPVTDANFDTESYHQFATGYYLNRDGMKWFWDQYTSDPAQRTEVYAAPLRASAGQLRGLPPALILTGEADVLRDEGEAYAAKLREARVEVTALRLAGIVHDFAMVDLLRDTHATQTAMELATTTLRDTLHAGEPEPAGERPRAERRTVQEMASSVLNKMRGGS from the coding sequence GTGGGCAACACCGTGACCAGGCATCGGGTCGTACTGGAGAAGGCGGCGCAGGACTTCGCCGACGCGAACTCGCAGCCCCCGTTCATCTACGAGCTGCCTCCCGAGCGGGGACGGCAGGTGCTGGAGGACCTGCAGTCCGATCACACCGTGCCCAAGCCGGCGGTCGACGAGGAGTGGATCGACGTCGAGGGCGGCCCGACCGGGGGCGTTCCCGTACGGATCATCAGGCCCAAGGGCGTGACCGGGACGCTGCCGGTCATCTTCTACATCCACGGGGCCGGATGGGTGTTCGGGTCGGCGCACACGCACGACCGGCTGTGCCGTGAACTGGCCGTCCGCTCGCACGCGGCGCTGGTGTTCCCCGAGTACGACAGGTCGCCGGAGGCCAGGTACCCGACCGCGATCGAGCAGAACTACACGGCCGCGCGGTGGGTGATGGAGCACGGCGCCGAGTACGACCTGGACGCCTCGCGCATGGCGGTGTGCGGCGACTCGGTCGGCGGGAACATGGCCGCGGTGCTCGCGATCATGGCCAAGGAGCGCGGCGACGTGCGCCTGGCGTGCCAGGTGCTGTTCTATCCCGTCACCGACGCGAACTTCGACACCGAGTCCTACCACCAGTTCGCGACGGGCTACTACCTCAACCGGGACGGGATGAAGTGGTTCTGGGACCAGTACACCTCCGACCCCGCGCAGCGTACGGAGGTCTACGCGGCGCCGCTGCGTGCGAGTGCGGGGCAGCTTCGCGGGCTGCCGCCCGCGCTGATCCTCACCGGTGAGGCCGACGTCCTGCGGGACGAGGGCGAGGCGTACGCGGCCAAGCTCCGCGAGGCCAGGGTCGAGGTCACCGCGCTGCGGCTGGCCGGGATCGTGCACGACTTCGCGATGGTCGACCTGCTCCGCGACACCCATGCCACCCAGACGGCCATGGAACTGGCCACCACCACCCTGCGCGACACGCTGCACGCCGGTGAGCCCGAGCCCGCAGGCGAACGTCCGCGTGCTGAGCGCCGTACCGTCCAGGAGATGGCGAGCAGCGTGCTGAACAAGATGCGCGGCGGCTCCTGA